A genomic segment from Comamonas terrigena NBRC 13299 encodes:
- a CDS encoding GNAT family N-acetyltransferase, with protein sequence MSQLNIRPATIADTDTILRFIRELAIYEKAEHEVQSTPAHIHRTLFAAQPTAHGLICELDGAPIGFAIYFFNYSTWQGQHGLYLEDLYVTPQQRGVGAGKALLQHLARIALDKDCGRFEWSVLDWNAPSIAFYDSLGAKPQSEWIRYRMTGEALQQLAHGPQAPAL encoded by the coding sequence ATGTCACAACTGAACATCCGCCCGGCCACCATCGCTGATACCGACACCATCCTGCGCTTCATCCGCGAGCTGGCCATCTACGAAAAAGCCGAGCACGAGGTGCAGTCCACCCCGGCACACATCCACCGCACGCTGTTTGCGGCGCAGCCTACAGCCCATGGCCTGATCTGCGAGCTGGACGGCGCCCCCATCGGCTTTGCCATCTACTTCTTCAACTATTCCACCTGGCAGGGCCAGCATGGGCTGTATCTGGAAGACCTGTATGTCACGCCCCAGCAACGCGGCGTGGGCGCTGGCAAGGCCTTGCTACAGCACCTGGCCCGCATCGCCCTGGACAAGGATTGCGGCCGTTTCGAGTGGAGCGTGCTGGACTGGAACGCCCCGTCCATTGCGTTCTACGACAGCCTGGGCGCCAAGCCCCAGAGCGAATGGATTCGCTACCGCATGACGGGCGAAGCCCTGCAGCAGCTGGCCCACGGCCCGCAAGCCCCGGCACTCTGA
- the aroE gene encoding shikimate dehydrogenase, translating to MTAAPDSYCVMGNPVAHSRSPWIHARFAALTDQALQYDRCLAPLDGFATALAGFAAAGGQGCNITVPFKLEAAQAAARQSPRVALAGAANTLARQSDGSWYADNTDGLGLVADITRNAGVALAGKDILLIGAGGAAAGVLGPLLEQSPRRIVVCNRTAAKAEALVAQHAELAARQNVVLQAQAQQALDGDFDVVINGTAASLQGAGVPVPATVLRPGSLAYDMMYGPAAAAFLDWAALHGATGRDGLGMLVEQAAESFALWRGVRPPSALVLAELRALLATEAAH from the coding sequence ATGACTGCTGCTCCTGACTCCTACTGCGTAATGGGCAACCCCGTGGCCCACAGCCGCTCGCCCTGGATCCACGCCCGCTTCGCCGCGCTGACCGACCAGGCGCTGCAGTACGACCGCTGCCTGGCGCCGCTGGACGGCTTTGCCACGGCACTGGCGGGCTTCGCCGCCGCCGGCGGCCAGGGCTGCAACATCACCGTGCCTTTCAAGCTGGAAGCCGCCCAGGCGGCCGCCCGGCAGAGCCCGCGCGTGGCGCTGGCCGGCGCGGCCAACACCCTGGCCCGGCAGAGCGATGGCAGCTGGTATGCCGACAACACCGACGGCCTGGGCCTGGTGGCCGACATCACCCGCAATGCCGGCGTGGCACTGGCCGGCAAGGACATTCTACTGATCGGCGCCGGTGGCGCCGCGGCCGGCGTGCTCGGCCCGCTGCTGGAGCAGTCGCCCCGCCGCATCGTGGTCTGCAACCGCACGGCGGCCAAGGCCGAAGCGCTGGTCGCCCAGCATGCGGAACTGGCAGCACGCCAGAACGTGGTGCTGCAGGCACAAGCGCAGCAGGCGCTGGACGGTGACTTTGACGTGGTCATCAATGGCACGGCCGCCAGCCTGCAGGGTGCGGGCGTTCCCGTGCCGGCCACGGTGCTGCGTCCCGGTAGCCTGGCCTACGACATGATGTACGGCCCCGCCGCCGCCGCGTTCCTGGACTGGGCCGCGCTGCACGGCGCCACGGGCCGCGACGGCCTGGGCATGCTGGTGGAACAGGCCGCGGAATCCTTCGCGCTGTGGCGCGGTGTGCGCCCGCCTTCGGCCCTGGTGCTGGCCGAACTGCGCGCCCTGCTGGCCACCGAAGCCGCCCACTGA
- a CDS encoding 3-deoxy-7-phosphoheptulonate synthase: MNAHHTSSGDAWYRSVQKTEKTGQTDDERIEDITVLPPPEHLIRFFPIDGTAVETLVSGTRNSIQRIMRNQDDRLLVIVGPCSIHDPAAALEYARRLAVVREQYKDRLEVVMRVYFEKPRTTVGWKGLINDPYLDGSYRIDEGLRIARQLLIDINRLGVPAASEFLDVISPQYIGDLISWGAIGARTTESQVHRELASGISAPIGFKNGTDGNIRIATDAIQSASRGHHFLSVHKNGQVAIVNTSGNPDCHVILRGGKTPNYDAAHVSAACADLEKAGLPATLMVDCSHANSSKQHERQKDVAADIADQMRGGSNQIFGVMLESHLVAGAQKFTPGKDDACGLAYGQSITDACIGWDDTLSTLQVLADAVQARRSVLAEAEQALVAA; the protein is encoded by the coding sequence ATGAACGCTCACCACACCTCCTCCGGCGACGCTTGGTATCGCTCTGTGCAAAAGACTGAAAAGACTGGCCAGACCGACGACGAACGCATTGAGGACATTACCGTGTTGCCCCCTCCCGAGCACCTGATCCGCTTCTTCCCCATCGACGGCACGGCCGTGGAAACCCTGGTGAGTGGCACCCGCAACAGCATCCAGCGCATCATGCGCAACCAGGATGACCGCTTGCTGGTCATTGTGGGCCCCTGTTCCATCCACGATCCCGCCGCCGCACTGGAATACGCCCGCCGCCTGGCCGTGGTGCGCGAGCAGTACAAGGACCGCCTGGAAGTGGTGATGCGCGTGTACTTCGAAAAGCCCCGCACCACCGTGGGCTGGAAGGGCCTGATCAACGACCCCTACCTGGATGGCAGCTACCGCATCGACGAAGGCCTGCGCATTGCGCGCCAGCTGCTGATCGACATCAACCGCCTGGGCGTGCCGGCGGCCAGCGAGTTCCTGGACGTGATCTCGCCCCAGTACATCGGCGACCTGATCAGCTGGGGCGCCATCGGAGCCCGCACCACCGAAAGCCAGGTGCACCGGGAGCTGGCCTCGGGCATCTCGGCGCCCATCGGCTTCAAGAACGGCACCGACGGCAATATCCGCATTGCCACCGACGCCATCCAGTCCGCCAGCCGTGGCCACCACTTCCTGTCGGTGCACAAGAACGGCCAGGTGGCTATCGTCAACACCTCGGGCAACCCGGACTGCCACGTCATCCTGCGCGGCGGCAAGACCCCGAACTACGATGCTGCCCATGTGTCCGCCGCCTGTGCCGACCTGGAAAAGGCCGGCCTGCCGGCCACGCTGATGGTGGACTGTAGCCATGCCAACAGTTCCAAGCAGCACGAGCGCCAGAAGGATGTGGCCGCCGACATTGCCGACCAGATGCGTGGCGGTTCGAACCAGATCTTCGGCGTGATGCTGGAAAGCCATCTGGTGGCCGGCGCCCAGAAGTTCACCCCGGGCAAGGACGACGCCTGCGGCCTGGCCTACGGCCAGAGCATCACCGATGCCTGCATCGGTTGGGACGACACCCTGTCCACGCTGCAGGTGCTGGCCGACGCCGTGCAAGCCCGCCGCAGCGTGCTGGCGGAAGCCGAGCAGGCCCTGGTGGCCGCCTGA
- a CDS encoding bifunctional nicotinamide-nucleotide adenylyltransferase/Nudix hydroxylase — translation MTTAPKAAPHTAVLIGRFQPFHNGHLALLQQALARAEQVVVVLGSAGQARSPKNPFTWQERAALILASLPNADQARVRCLPMRDFYDEPRWVAAVRAGVQALVPPGGRIALVGHFKDVSSDYLARFPGWELASLPRQGDFDATPVRDAYLGTPTAELAALWPALETQVPPAVLRFLQEWARTPQYAEIQQEWQMIRGYQAAWSNAPYPPVFVTVDGFVRCNEHLLLVQRGHRPGKGLWALPGGFVEPRDTLWQSCLRELQEETLFPLSETQLRERLQGVEVFDHPDRSLRGRTITHVHALDLGDAPGAALPAVTGGDDAALARWVPIQDLPSMESQFFEDHFHVVRRCMERFAGWEMPVQPLHA, via the coding sequence GCAACAGGCACTGGCGCGCGCCGAGCAGGTGGTGGTGGTGCTGGGCAGCGCCGGCCAGGCTCGCAGCCCCAAAAACCCATTCACCTGGCAGGAGCGCGCGGCGCTGATCCTCGCGTCCCTGCCCAACGCCGACCAGGCCCGCGTGCGCTGCCTGCCCATGCGCGACTTCTACGACGAGCCCCGCTGGGTGGCCGCCGTGCGCGCCGGCGTACAGGCACTGGTGCCACCGGGGGGCCGCATTGCGCTGGTGGGCCATTTCAAGGACGTCAGCAGCGACTACCTGGCACGCTTTCCCGGTTGGGAGCTGGCCAGCCTGCCGCGCCAGGGCGACTTTGACGCCACCCCCGTGCGCGATGCCTACCTGGGCACGCCCACCGCCGAACTGGCCGCCCTGTGGCCCGCACTGGAGACGCAGGTGCCGCCCGCCGTGCTGCGCTTTCTGCAGGAATGGGCGCGCACGCCGCAGTACGCGGAAATCCAGCAGGAATGGCAGATGATCCGGGGCTACCAGGCCGCCTGGTCCAACGCGCCCTACCCGCCGGTGTTTGTGACGGTCGACGGCTTTGTGCGCTGCAACGAACACCTGCTGCTGGTGCAGCGCGGCCATCGCCCCGGCAAAGGCCTGTGGGCCCTGCCCGGCGGTTTTGTGGAGCCGCGCGATACGCTGTGGCAATCCTGCCTGCGCGAGCTGCAGGAGGAAACCCTGTTCCCGCTGAGCGAGACCCAGCTGCGCGAGCGGCTGCAGGGTGTGGAAGTGTTCGACCACCCGGACCGCAGCCTGCGCGGGCGCACCATCACCCACGTGCATGCGCTGGACCTGGGCGACGCCCCGGGCGCCGCTCTGCCCGCCGTCACCGGCGGCGACGATGCGGCCCTGGCCCGCTGGGTGCCCATCCAGGACCTGCCGTCCATGGAGTCCCAGTTCTTCGAAGACCACTTCCATGTGGTGCGCCGCTGCATGGAGCGCTTTGCCGGCTGGGAGATGCCGGTGCAGCCGCTGCACGCTTGA
- a CDS encoding energy transducer TonB has product MTLPAALRSLSPLSIALGVSVAVHAVLLSVRFVAPEQFNRVFQDTPLEVILVNAHTQERPEKAQAIAQAALAGGGDAAQGRATSPMPYSAITAIGDDFENRQREIDAMQEQQSVLLTQLRKQLATLPQQDPTPQASSKQAAQEQERRQQLVKLLAEIEKRINEENARPKKRYISPATREEVYAVYYDALRRKVEDKGTENFPEQAGKKLYGELTMILTVNHDGKVLATEVVQGSGNRQLDTRAEAIARAAGPYGHFGPAMRAKADQIAVVSRFKFTRDQTLQTDVR; this is encoded by the coding sequence GTGACCCTGCCTGCCGCCCTCCGCTCCCTGTCCCCCCTGTCGATTGCACTGGGGGTCTCGGTGGCCGTCCACGCGGTGCTGCTGAGCGTACGCTTTGTGGCGCCCGAGCAGTTCAACCGCGTGTTCCAGGACACCCCGCTGGAGGTGATTCTGGTCAACGCCCACACCCAGGAACGGCCGGAAAAAGCCCAGGCCATTGCCCAGGCGGCGCTGGCCGGAGGCGGCGATGCGGCCCAGGGCCGGGCCACCAGCCCCATGCCCTACTCGGCCATCACGGCCATTGGCGATGATTTCGAGAACCGCCAGCGCGAGATCGACGCCATGCAGGAGCAGCAGAGCGTGCTGCTGACCCAGCTGCGCAAGCAACTGGCCACGCTGCCGCAGCAGGACCCGACCCCACAGGCGTCCAGCAAGCAGGCGGCGCAGGAACAGGAACGCCGCCAGCAGTTGGTCAAGCTGCTGGCCGAAATCGAAAAGCGGATCAACGAAGAAAACGCCCGCCCCAAGAAACGCTACATCAGCCCCGCCACGCGCGAGGAGGTCTACGCGGTCTACTACGACGCGCTGCGCCGCAAGGTGGAAGACAAGGGCACCGAGAATTTCCCCGAGCAGGCCGGCAAGAAACTCTATGGCGAGCTGACCATGATCCTGACCGTCAACCACGACGGCAAGGTGCTGGCCACCGAAGTGGTGCAGGGCTCGGGCAACCGCCAGCTCGACACCCGTGCCGAGGCCATTGCCCGCGCCGCCGGCCCCTACGGCCACTTTGGCCCGGCCATGCGCGCCAAGGCCGACCAGATCGCCGTGGTGTCCCGCTTCAAGTTCACCCGCGACCAGACGCTGCAGACCGATGTCCGGTGA
- a CDS encoding ribonuclease catalytic domain-containing protein — translation MHALFEDAGKFLAGRILSEAESSSQIELGTGKRVKVKAANILLKFEKPEPAALMAEAEAIAVTVELDLAWEFAPEEEFGFADIARDYFSDNAPLAQQAGMLFALYGAPHYFRRAGKGRFKKAPAEILQQALAAIEKKKLLQAQIDGWAQELVAGTCPQPIREQLYKILFRPDKNAPEYKAVVEASRNAQKAPLDLLQTAGAIDSAYQFHWQRFLFDNFPKGTGFPAITAPQPPADLPLADVQAYSIDDSMTTEIDDALSVQGLGSGKVTLGIHIAAPGLAIQPGSELDKLGRNRLSTVYMPGYKITMLPDEVVRIYTLDEGRANPAVSLYVTYDETTFEVLAKETRLERVPVVTNFRHDKLDHIVTEEWLSDSSLEVENTPANLLAVRDQLSFLHKLARHLKAEREVVRGKPENFSRPDYTFRLEGNGDGEPNGSEKVSITVRKRGAALDLIVAEAAIVANSSWGLMLAEHGVPGIYRSQASLAPGVKVRMSTKALPHAGIGVKAYSWATSPLRRYTDLVNQWQIIACARHGATAALAAPFKPKDAELFGIISSFDGAYSAYNGYQAGMERFWTLKYLEQNGITELEAAVIKDNGPAGMLVRADTLPLVISVLGAQNLPRGARIRVKLGEIDEITLDIHGTVLERLDDPDDTSDDAPVDEVSEEDDNVAGPIAIAVDVNDSEGASADNPAP, via the coding sequence ATGCACGCATTGTTTGAAGACGCCGGCAAATTCCTGGCTGGCCGTATCCTGTCCGAGGCCGAGTCCTCCTCCCAAATCGAGCTTGGCACCGGCAAACGGGTCAAGGTCAAGGCTGCCAACATCCTGCTGAAGTTCGAAAAGCCCGAGCCGGCAGCACTGATGGCCGAGGCCGAAGCCATTGCCGTCACCGTGGAGCTGGACCTGGCCTGGGAATTCGCCCCCGAAGAAGAGTTCGGCTTTGCCGACATTGCGCGCGACTATTTCTCCGACAACGCGCCGCTGGCCCAGCAGGCCGGCATGCTGTTCGCGCTGTATGGCGCCCCCCACTACTTCCGCCGCGCCGGCAAGGGCCGCTTCAAGAAGGCGCCGGCCGAAATCCTGCAGCAGGCCCTGGCCGCCATCGAGAAGAAAAAGCTGCTCCAGGCCCAGATCGACGGCTGGGCGCAGGAACTGGTGGCTGGCACCTGCCCGCAGCCGATCCGCGAGCAGCTCTACAAGATCCTGTTCCGCCCCGACAAGAACGCCCCCGAATACAAGGCCGTGGTCGAGGCCAGCCGCAATGCCCAGAAAGCACCGCTGGACCTGCTGCAGACGGCCGGCGCCATCGACTCGGCCTACCAGTTCCACTGGCAGCGCTTTCTGTTCGACAACTTCCCCAAGGGCACGGGCTTCCCGGCCATCACCGCCCCCCAGCCGCCGGCCGATCTGCCGCTGGCCGATGTGCAGGCCTATTCCATCGACGATTCGATGACCACCGAAATCGACGATGCCCTGTCCGTCCAGGGTCTGGGCAGCGGCAAGGTCACGCTGGGCATCCACATTGCCGCGCCGGGTCTGGCCATCCAGCCCGGCTCCGAGCTGGACAAGCTGGGCCGCAACCGCCTGTCCACGGTCTACATGCCCGGCTACAAGATCACCATGCTGCCGGACGAGGTGGTGCGCATCTACACGCTGGACGAAGGCCGTGCCAACCCCGCCGTGTCGCTGTATGTGACCTATGACGAAACCACGTTCGAGGTGCTGGCCAAGGAAACCAGGCTGGAACGCGTGCCGGTGGTGACCAATTTCCGCCACGACAAGCTGGACCACATCGTCACCGAGGAATGGCTGAGCGACAGCAGCCTCGAGGTCGAGAACACCCCCGCCAACCTGCTGGCCGTGCGCGACCAGCTGTCCTTTCTGCACAAGCTGGCGCGCCACCTCAAGGCCGAGCGCGAAGTGGTGCGCGGCAAGCCCGAGAACTTCTCGCGCCCCGACTACACCTTCCGCCTGGAAGGCAATGGCGACGGCGAGCCCAACGGCAGCGAAAAGGTCAGCATCACCGTGCGCAAGCGCGGTGCCGCGCTGGACCTGATCGTGGCCGAGGCCGCCATCGTCGCCAACAGCAGCTGGGGCCTGATGCTGGCCGAGCACGGCGTGCCCGGCATCTACCGCAGCCAGGCCAGCCTGGCCCCGGGCGTGAAGGTGCGCATGTCCACCAAGGCCCTGCCCCACGCCGGCATCGGCGTGAAAGCCTATTCCTGGGCCACCTCGCCGCTGCGCCGCTACACCGACCTGGTGAACCAGTGGCAGATCATTGCCTGCGCCCGCCACGGCGCCACGGCCGCACTGGCTGCACCGTTCAAGCCCAAGGATGCCGAGCTGTTCGGCATCATCAGCAGCTTTGATGGCGCCTACAGTGCCTACAACGGCTACCAGGCCGGCATGGAACGCTTCTGGACGCTGAAGTACCTGGAACAGAACGGCATCACCGAACTGGAAGCCGCAGTCATCAAGGACAACGGCCCCGCCGGGATGCTGGTGCGCGCCGACACGCTGCCCCTGGTGATCTCGGTGCTGGGCGCGCAAAACCTGCCGCGTGGCGCCCGCATCCGCGTGAAGCTGGGCGAGATCGACGAGATCACGCTGGACATCCACGGCACGGTGCTGGAGCGCCTGGACGACCCGGATGACACCAGCGACGACGCACCGGTGGACGAGGTGTCGGAAGAAGACGACAACGTGGCCGGCCCGATCGCCATTGCCGTGGATGTAAACGACAGCGAAGGCGCCAGCGCCGATAATCCCGCTCCGTGA
- the rodA gene encoding rod shape-determining protein RodA, whose translation MAAEIDKPSLLQRFVPLFRNFDYPLLMCVGLLACIGLLAMYSAGYDHGTRFVDHGRNMLLAAGLLFVVAQVPPQRLMLLAVPLYTLGVALLVAVLLFGITKKGATRWVNVGVVIQPSELLKIATPLMLAWWFQMREGQRRAMDFVIAFVLLLVPVGLIMKQPDLGTSLLVMAAGLAVIFFAGLSWKLIVPPVVLGVVGIALIIWNEPTLCADGVSWYFLHDYQRTRVCTLLDPTRDPLGKGFHIIQGMIAIGSGGVWGKGFMAGTQTHLEFIPERTTDFIFAAFSEEFGLLGNSLLIIGFLLLVWRGLAISMHANTLFARLMGAAVAMIFFTYAFVNMGMVSGILPVVGVPLPFVSYGGTAMVTLGLALGVLMSVARHQRNVPKEVGSRL comes from the coding sequence ATGGCCGCCGAAATCGACAAACCTTCCCTGCTGCAGCGCTTTGTGCCGCTGTTTCGCAACTTCGACTATCCGTTGCTGATGTGCGTGGGTTTGCTGGCGTGTATCGGTCTGCTGGCCATGTATTCCGCCGGCTATGACCATGGCACGCGCTTTGTGGACCATGGCCGCAACATGCTGCTGGCCGCCGGCCTGCTGTTCGTGGTGGCCCAGGTGCCGCCGCAGCGGCTGATGCTGCTGGCCGTGCCGCTGTATACGCTGGGCGTCGCCTTGCTGGTGGCCGTGCTGCTGTTCGGCATCACCAAGAAGGGGGCCACCCGTTGGGTGAATGTGGGGGTGGTCATCCAGCCTTCCGAGCTGCTGAAGATCGCCACGCCGCTGATGCTGGCCTGGTGGTTCCAGATGCGCGAGGGCCAGCGCCGGGCCATGGACTTTGTGATCGCCTTCGTGCTGCTGCTGGTGCCCGTGGGCCTGATCATGAAGCAACCGGACCTGGGCACCTCGCTGCTGGTGATGGCCGCAGGGCTGGCGGTGATCTTTTTTGCCGGGCTGTCCTGGAAGCTGATCGTGCCGCCGGTGGTGCTGGGCGTGGTGGGCATTGCGCTGATCATCTGGAACGAACCCACGCTGTGCGCCGATGGCGTGAGCTGGTACTTTCTGCACGATTACCAGCGCACCCGTGTGTGCACGCTGCTCGATCCCACGCGCGATCCGCTGGGCAAGGGGTTCCACATCATCCAGGGCATGATCGCCATCGGCTCCGGCGGCGTCTGGGGCAAGGGCTTTATGGCCGGCACACAGACCCACCTGGAATTCATTCCTGAACGCACCACCGACTTCATCTTTGCGGCCTTCTCCGAAGAGTTCGGGCTGCTGGGCAACAGCCTGCTGATCATCGGTTTCCTGCTGCTGGTGTGGCGCGGCCTGGCGATTTCCATGCACGCCAACACGCTGTTCGCGCGCCTGATGGGCGCGGCCGTGGCCATGATCTTCTTCACCTACGCCTTTGTGAACATGGGCATGGTCAGCGGCATCCTGCCGGTGGTGGGGGTGCCGCTGCCGTTCGTCAGCTATGGCGGCACGGCCATGGTCACGCTGGGGCTGGCGCTGGGGGTGCTGATGTCGGTGGCCCGCCACCAGCGCAACGTGCCCAAGGAAGTCGGCTCGCGTTTGTGA
- a CDS encoding YegP family protein, giving the protein MAAKFALKKTSNGKFSFNLLAGNGQVILTSEVYEAKASASNGIASVRKNAADVARFDKLQAKDGSPYFTLKATNGQVIGQSQMYSSESARDAGIASVQANAPEAALDDQTA; this is encoded by the coding sequence ATGGCCGCCAAATTCGCCCTGAAAAAGACCTCGAACGGCAAGTTCAGCTTCAACCTGCTGGCCGGCAACGGCCAGGTCATCCTGACCAGCGAGGTCTATGAGGCCAAGGCCAGTGCCAGCAACGGCATTGCCTCGGTGCGCAAGAACGCGGCCGATGTGGCGCGCTTTGACAAGCTGCAGGCCAAGGACGGATCGCCGTATTTCACCCTCAAGGCCACCAACGGCCAGGTGATCGGCCAGAGCCAGATGTATTCCAGCGAGTCGGCGCGCGATGCCGGCATTGCCTCGGTGCAGGCCAATGCGCCCGAAGCGGCGCTGGACGACCAGACCGCCTGA
- the tldD gene encoding metalloprotease TldD has protein sequence MISREPTIERLATARQLLLEPFGLDERHLGAALAEIRAHQVDDADLYFQYTRAEGWSLEEGIVKTGSFSIDQGVGVRAVSGEKTAFAYSDDISEASLLDAARAVRAISSATQSRKVRIPKAKIAPSRTLYAGLDPIASMDSTAKVELLGKVETLARAKDPRIVQVMAGLASEYDVVMVARADGTLAADVRPLVRLSVTVIAEKSGRREVGSSGGGGRFGLAYFSDEQIAQYVDEAVDQALVNLESRPAPAGMMTVVLGSGWPGVLLHEAVGHGLEGDFNRKGSSAFSGRIGQRVAAKGVTILDDGTLTDRRGSLNVDDEGCPSQANVLIEDGILKGYMQDAMNARLMGVKPTGNGRRESYAHLPMPRMTNTYMLGGDKDPQEIVASIKKGLYATNFGGGQVDITSGKFVFSASQAYWVENGKIQYPVKGATLVGNGPECMKKVSLIGNDMRLDSGVGTCGKEGQSVPVGVGQPTMRIDGLTVGGTA, from the coding sequence ATGATCTCCCGCGAACCCACCATCGAGCGCCTGGCCACGGCCCGGCAACTGCTGCTTGAACCTTTTGGGCTGGACGAGCGCCACCTCGGCGCTGCGCTGGCCGAGATCCGCGCCCACCAGGTGGACGACGCCGACCTCTATTTCCAGTACACCCGCGCGGAAGGCTGGAGCCTGGAAGAGGGCATCGTCAAGACCGGCTCCTTCTCCATCGACCAGGGCGTGGGCGTGCGTGCGGTCAGCGGTGAGAAAACCGCTTTCGCGTACTCCGACGATATTTCCGAAGCCTCGCTGCTGGACGCAGCGCGGGCCGTGCGCGCCATTTCCTCGGCCACACAAAGCCGCAAGGTGCGCATTCCCAAGGCCAAGATCGCGCCCAGCCGTACGCTGTACGCCGGTCTGGACCCGATCGCATCCATGGACAGCACCGCCAAGGTGGAGCTGCTGGGCAAGGTCGAAACACTGGCCCGTGCCAAGGACCCGCGCATCGTGCAGGTGATGGCCGGTCTGGCCAGCGAGTACGACGTGGTCATGGTGGCCCGTGCCGATGGCACGCTGGCCGCCGATGTGCGCCCGCTGGTGCGTCTGTCCGTGACGGTGATTGCCGAGAAGAGCGGCCGCCGCGAGGTGGGGTCGTCTGGCGGTGGCGGTCGCTTCGGCCTGGCGTACTTCAGCGACGAACAGATCGCCCAGTACGTGGACGAAGCCGTGGACCAGGCCCTGGTCAACCTCGAATCGCGCCCCGCACCGGCCGGCATGATGACCGTGGTGCTGGGCTCGGGCTGGCCGGGTGTGCTGCTGCACGAGGCCGTAGGCCATGGCCTGGAAGGCGACTTCAACCGCAAGGGTTCCAGTGCCTTCAGCGGCCGCATCGGCCAGCGCGTGGCCGCCAAGGGCGTCACCATCCTGGACGACGGCACGCTGACCGACCGCCGCGGTTCGCTGAACGTGGACGATGAAGGCTGCCCTTCACAGGCCAATGTGCTGATCGAGGACGGCATCCTGAAGGGCTATATGCAGGACGCCATGAACGCCCGCCTGATGGGCGTCAAGCCCACCGGCAACGGCCGCCGCGAAAGCTATGCCCACCTGCCCATGCCGCGCATGACCAACACCTACATGCTGGGTGGCGACAAGGATCCGCAGGAAATCGTCGCTTCCATCAAGAAGGGCCTGTACGCCACCAACTTCGGGGGCGGCCAGGTGGACATCACCAGCGGCAAGTTCGTGTTCTCGGCCAGCCAGGCGTACTGGGTGGAAAACGGCAAGATCCAGTACCCCGTCAAGGGCGCCACCTTGGTGGGCAACGGTCCCGAGTGCATGAAGAAGGTCAGCCTGATCGGCAACGACATGCGCCTGGACAGCGGCGTGGGCACCTGCGGCAAGGAAGGCCAGAGCGTGCCAGTGGGTGTGGGCCAGCCGACCATGCGCATTGACGGACTGACGGTGGGTGGTACCGCTTAA
- a CDS encoding YqiA/YcfP family alpha/beta fold hydrolase, producing the protein MATTTHLLYLHGFRSSPQSAKAQAMAAHVHHHHPDVHWWCPQLPPSPREAMELVADGVRDWPADQMAVIGSSLGGFYASWVAHLKGCPSVLINPAAYPDRDLERYIGEHSSWHDPETRFFFRPEYIPELQALGLHGKAPAGRELGLFAKGDELLDWREMLARYPLAEHILIEGSDHALSGFEAYIPDICDFLQLA; encoded by the coding sequence ATGGCGACCACCACCCATCTGCTGTACCTGCACGGCTTTCGCTCCTCCCCGCAATCGGCCAAGGCCCAGGCCATGGCGGCACATGTGCACCACCACCACCCGGACGTGCACTGGTGGTGCCCGCAGCTGCCGCCGTCCCCCCGGGAGGCCATGGAACTGGTGGCCGACGGCGTGCGCGACTGGCCGGCAGACCAGATGGCGGTGATCGGCTCCTCGCTGGGCGGCTTCTATGCCAGCTGGGTGGCTCACCTCAAGGGCTGCCCCAGCGTGCTGATCAACCCGGCCGCCTACCCCGACCGCGACCTGGAGCGCTATATCGGCGAGCACAGCAGCTGGCACGACCCGGAGACCCGCTTTTTCTTCCGCCCCGAATACATTCCCGAGCTGCAGGCCCTGGGCCTGCACGGCAAGGCTCCGGCCGGGCGGGAGCTGGGCCTATTTGCCAAGGGCGACGAGCTGCTGGACTGGCGTGAGATGCTGGCCCGCTACCCGCTGGCCGAGCACATCCTCATCGAAGGCAGCGACCATGCGCTGAGCGGTTTCGAGGCCTATATCCCCGACATCTGCGACTTTCTGCAACTGGCCTGA